The following proteins are co-located in the Brachybacterium sacelli genome:
- a CDS encoding ATP-binding protein has protein sequence MWAGRIAQLSDWRDVVRPRRVAGIHERGRTILGEAGLGKSSLVRRIAGTAAASGDWVTPQLRIPSGADPLKRVAEALLQLADRAGLPSARERKIAEIIGRVEAVAAAGLSLSLRRQDGPEPYTALTALLIEIGRAAVARGDVVALIHIDEMQNITDDHALSQLLVALGDALTHDEAVTAPGGAEFHRALPIAVYLTGLSEFADMAGARKGATFARRFQTTTLGPIEDEDLTVALQEFVSNGWEVADRRGGVSRIVMEPAAVEAIVGLCCGEPFLFQLAGERAWYAGTGDVITAEHVFIGWEGARGEAEAHVERILSRLPTREREFVEAMAELDQEERTLTRIADAMGHRRASDAGPTSQRLDSTRGIIRRGRPYSFRHRAVEAYLTSAWPEVVQ, from the coding sequence GTGTGGGCGGGTCGCATCGCCCAGCTCAGCGACTGGCGTGACGTCGTGCGTCCGCGTCGAGTGGCGGGGATTCACGAGCGCGGCCGCACGATTCTCGGTGAGGCGGGTCTGGGGAAGTCCTCCCTGGTGCGCCGGATCGCCGGTACGGCTGCGGCGTCGGGTGACTGGGTCACTCCGCAGCTGAGGATCCCGTCCGGTGCTGACCCCTTGAAGAGGGTCGCGGAGGCACTACTGCAGTTGGCCGACCGGGCCGGTCTGCCGAGCGCACGCGAGCGGAAGATCGCCGAGATCATCGGTCGTGTCGAGGCGGTCGCGGCGGCGGGGCTCTCGCTCTCGTTGCGCCGTCAGGACGGGCCCGAGCCGTACACGGCACTCACCGCGCTCCTGATCGAGATCGGTCGTGCTGCGGTTGCCCGCGGAGACGTCGTCGCGCTGATCCATATCGACGAGATGCAGAACATCACCGATGACCATGCTCTGTCGCAGCTCCTCGTCGCGCTCGGTGACGCGCTGACCCATGACGAAGCGGTGACCGCGCCCGGCGGGGCGGAGTTCCATCGGGCGCTGCCCATCGCCGTCTACCTCACGGGCCTCTCGGAGTTCGCAGACATGGCCGGCGCGCGCAAAGGGGCGACCTTCGCGCGGCGGTTCCAGACCACGACGCTCGGGCCGATCGAAGACGAAGACTTGACGGTCGCGCTGCAGGAATTCGTGAGCAATGGTTGGGAGGTAGCAGATCGGAGGGGAGGGGTCAGTCGGATCGTCATGGAACCGGCCGCAGTAGAAGCGATCGTCGGTCTCTGCTGCGGCGAACCTTTCCTGTTCCAGCTCGCCGGCGAACGTGCTTGGTATGCGGGTACAGGAGACGTCATCACCGCCGAGCACGTGTTCATCGGCTGGGAAGGTGCCCGCGGAGAAGCGGAGGCTCACGTCGAACGGATCCTCTCCCGTCTGCCGACGAGAGAGCGTGAGTTCGTCGAGGCGATGGCCGAGCTCGATCAGGAGGAGCGGACGCTTACCCGCATCGCAGACGCGATGGGCCACAGGCGAGCCTCCGACGCCGGCCCGACGTCGCAGCGCCTGGACTCGACGCGCGGCATCATCAGGCGCGGGCGGCCGTACAGCTTTCGTCATCGCGCCGTTGAGGCGTACCTGACGAGCGCGTGGCCGGAAGTCGTGCAATGA
- a CDS encoding low temperature requirement protein A — translation MSSASVARTGPHRSEVAPVELFFDLVYVFAIIQLSHLLIEHLSWIGAAQTVIVFAAVWWGWNYTAWAMNWLNPSRTPVQLLTAALMLAALGMSIAIPSAFGGGAWLFVGCYLAMGILRPVFMMVAFRGQQLATNYRMLLLWTLLAGVFWVAGAALPEHWRLLLWLIAVLVDYAAPLAHYRLPGIGSAPMHLWDADPEHLAERNRLVFIIALGESILLMGGSIVDHGHLTGALTLSLVVGFASLFVLWWNYFALAGPETVGGDSSTGALRSAYAYAHALMVLGAILVAVSIELRLTHDHLTPATILVTTAGPLVYLAGNLFFLRSRFGRLARSRFLAAGALVVIAVIALLLQHTIPVIALSVAVLAVTATLAATTVHARRVSENRAALDA, via the coding sequence ATGAGTTCCGCATCCGTGGCTCGTACTGGCCCGCACCGCTCCGAGGTCGCGCCCGTCGAGCTGTTCTTCGATCTCGTCTACGTCTTCGCGATCATCCAGCTGTCCCATCTGCTCATCGAGCACCTCAGCTGGATCGGCGCCGCGCAGACCGTGATCGTCTTCGCCGCCGTGTGGTGGGGGTGGAACTACACCGCCTGGGCGATGAATTGGCTGAACCCCTCCCGCACCCCGGTGCAGCTGCTCACTGCGGCACTCATGCTCGCGGCGCTGGGGATGTCGATCGCGATCCCCAGCGCGTTCGGCGGCGGGGCATGGCTGTTCGTCGGCTGCTATCTCGCCATGGGCATCCTGCGGCCCGTCTTCATGATGGTGGCCTTCCGCGGCCAGCAGCTCGCGACGAACTACCGCATGCTGCTGCTGTGGACGCTCCTGGCGGGGGTGTTCTGGGTCGCCGGGGCGGCCCTTCCGGAGCACTGGCGACTGCTGCTCTGGCTGATCGCGGTCCTCGTCGATTATGCGGCGCCGCTGGCCCACTATCGCCTCCCCGGCATCGGCTCCGCCCCGATGCATCTGTGGGATGCCGACCCCGAGCACCTCGCCGAACGCAATCGCCTCGTGTTCATCATCGCCCTGGGCGAGTCGATCCTGCTCATGGGCGGATCGATCGTCGATCACGGTCACCTCACCGGAGCTCTGACGCTGAGTTTGGTCGTCGGCTTCGCCTCGCTGTTCGTGCTGTGGTGGAACTACTTCGCTCTCGCGGGCCCCGAGACGGTGGGCGGTGACTCCTCGACCGGAGCCCTCCGTTCCGCCTACGCCTACGCGCACGCCCTCATGGTGCTCGGGGCGATCCTCGTCGCCGTGTCCATCGAGCTCCGGCTGACCCATGACCATCTGACCCCGGCCACCATCCTCGTCACCACGGCAGGCCCGCTGGTCTATCTGGCCGGGAACCTGTTCTTCCTCCGCTCGCGCTTCGGGCGTCTGGCGCGCTCGCGCTTCCTCGCCGCCGGGGCGCTCGTGGTCATCGCCGTGATCGCGCTGCTCCTGCAGCACACGATCCCGGTGATCGCGCTCAGCGTCGCCGTGCTCGCCGTGACCGCGACCCTCGCCGCGACCACCGTCCACGCGCGCCGGGTCTCGGAGAATCGCGCCGCCCTCGACGCGTGA
- a CDS encoding SDR family oxidoreductase, producing the protein MSEHTLEDKKVLIAGGAKNLGGLIARQVAGAGADVAIHVHSDSSRAEAEQTLAAVEAAGATGTILQGDLTVPAEVTRVFAEAEAALGTLDIAVNTAGKVLRKPIVETTEDEYDAMFDINSKAAYFFIQEAGKRLADGGRIITIVTALLAAFTDGYSTYAGGKSPVEHFTRAAAKEFAGRGLSVTAVAPGPMDTPFFYGQETPERVEFHKSQGLGGRLTQIEDIAPIVRFLASEGGWITGQTIFANGGYTTR; encoded by the coding sequence ATGAGTGAGCACACGCTCGAAGACAAGAAGGTCCTCATCGCCGGTGGGGCGAAGAACCTCGGTGGGCTGATCGCCCGGCAGGTCGCCGGGGCCGGTGCGGACGTCGCGATCCACGTCCACTCGGACTCCTCCCGCGCGGAGGCCGAGCAGACGCTGGCCGCCGTCGAGGCCGCTGGCGCCACGGGGACGATCCTCCAGGGAGATCTCACGGTGCCCGCCGAGGTCACCCGCGTGTTCGCCGAGGCCGAGGCCGCGCTCGGCACCCTCGACATCGCGGTCAACACGGCCGGCAAGGTCCTGCGCAAGCCCATCGTGGAGACCACGGAGGACGAGTACGACGCGATGTTCGACATCAACTCCAAGGCGGCCTACTTCTTCATCCAGGAGGCCGGCAAGCGCCTGGCCGACGGCGGCAGGATCATCACGATCGTCACCGCCCTGCTGGCCGCCTTCACCGACGGCTACTCGACCTATGCCGGCGGCAAGTCCCCCGTCGAACACTTCACCCGCGCCGCGGCCAAGGAGTTCGCGGGCCGGGGCCTCTCGGTGACCGCAGTGGCACCGGGCCCGATGGACACGCCGTTCTTCTACGGCCAGGAGACCCCGGAGCGAGTGGAGTTCCACAAGTCCCAGGGCCTGGGCGGCCGGCTCACACAGATCGAGGACATCGCCCCGATCGTGCGGTTCCTGGCTTCCGAGGGCGGGTGGATCACCGGCCAGACGATCTTCGCCAATGGCGGCTACACCACCCGCTGA
- a CDS encoding M20 family metallopeptidase: MIDPLTLASDLIRIPSPSADGDGMRAVQRHVAEVVREHVPDARIRTGGEERPWTLLTVGPGGPAPLFACHTDTVPVGDAQRWSRDPLGGDQEEGLLHGRGSVDMKGGLAAAAAALVRAATEGASGHLLLTADEEIGSLGAQRTGGILAELDLSGIIIPEATGLSVRCSHRGACWLRLISRGRAAHGSAPERGVNAVLRLAGALGPAAASVPLRRDEVLGAETASIGTFDGGDATNIVPATAVATLDQRTIADSAPLLAHWRAVDGIDEVETILDLAALRTDPDHPFVRELPALADPSPVTYFTDGSVMQGFRPDVPVVVWGPGDPTQMHSVDEHLEIDQLTEAADLFAQVLLSGR; the protein is encoded by the coding sequence TTGATCGACCCCCTCACCCTCGCGTCGGACCTCATCCGCATCCCCAGCCCGTCCGCCGACGGCGACGGGATGCGCGCGGTCCAGCGGCACGTCGCCGAGGTCGTCCGTGAGCACGTCCCCGACGCCCGGATCCGCACCGGGGGCGAGGAGCGTCCGTGGACGCTGCTGACCGTCGGCCCGGGCGGCCCCGCTCCGTTGTTCGCCTGCCACACCGACACCGTGCCGGTGGGCGATGCCCAGCGGTGGTCGCGCGACCCGCTCGGCGGCGACCAGGAGGAGGGCCTGCTGCACGGACGGGGAAGCGTGGACATGAAGGGCGGGCTCGCCGCGGCGGCCGCCGCCCTGGTGCGCGCCGCCACGGAGGGCGCGAGCGGGCATCTGCTGCTCACGGCCGACGAGGAGATCGGCTCGCTCGGTGCCCAGCGCACCGGCGGGATCCTGGCAGAACTCGACCTGAGCGGCATCATCATCCCCGAGGCCACGGGGCTCAGCGTGCGCTGCAGCCATCGTGGGGCCTGCTGGCTGCGGCTGATCTCCCGCGGGCGGGCGGCGCACGGCTCCGCCCCGGAGCGCGGGGTGAACGCCGTGCTCCGACTCGCGGGGGCGCTGGGCCCCGCCGCGGCGTCGGTGCCGCTGCGCCGCGACGAGGTGCTCGGGGCGGAGACCGCCTCGATCGGCACGTTCGACGGCGGCGACGCCACGAACATCGTGCCCGCGACGGCGGTCGCGACCCTGGACCAGCGCACCATCGCCGATTCGGCGCCGCTGCTCGCGCACTGGCGCGCGGTGGACGGGATCGACGAGGTCGAGACGATCCTCGATCTCGCGGCGCTGCGCACCGACCCGGATCATCCCTTCGTGCGCGAGCTGCCCGCTCTCGCGGACCCCTCCCCCGTCACCTACTTCACCGATGGTTCGGTCATGCAGGGCTTCCGGCCGGACGTGCCGGTCGTCGTCTGGGGTCCGGGCGATCCGACGCAGATGCACTCCGTGGACGAGCACCTCGAGATCGACCAGCTGACGGAGGCCGCAGACCTGTTCGCCCAGGTGCTGCTCTCAGGTCGCTGA